The genomic DNA ACCATCGCGCCGAGCGGGCCGATCGCGTCCTGGCCCTACTCGGTGACGGTGCATTCCGCCGACCCGGTGCTCGCCTGCCTGGGCAGCCAGTACGCCGGCTGGAGCCTCGCGGACGAGACCGGTGATTCCGGCTTCTTCGCCCTCGGCTCGGGCCCGGGCCGCGCCGTGGCGGCCGTCGAGGATCTCTACCAGGAGCTCGGCTTCCGCGATTCCGCCACCAAGACCGCCCTCGTTCTGGAGGCGGCGGGCGGCCCGCCCGAGAGCGTCGTCGCCAAGGTCGCCGAGGCCTCCGGCCTCAAGCCCGAGGACCTGACCTTCATCTACGCGCCGACGCAGAGCCTCGCGGGCTCCACCCAGGTCGTCGCCCGCGTCCTCGAGGTCGCCCTCCACAAGGCCCACACGGTCGGCTTCGACCTGCACGCCATCGTGGACGGGATCGGCTCGGCGCCGCTGTCGCCGCCGCACCCGGACTTCATCAAGGCGATGGGCCGCACCAACGACGCGATCATCTACGGCGGGCGGGTCCAGCTCTTCGTGGATGCCGACGATGCCGACGCCAAGCAGCTCGCCGAGCAGCTGCCCTCGACGACGTCGAGCGACCACGGCGCGCCCTTCGCCGAGATCTTCGCGCGGGTGAACGGCGACTTCTACAAGATCGACGGCGCCCTGTTCTCGCCGGCCGAGGCGATCGTCACGTCGGTGCGCTCCGGCGCGACCTATCGCGGCGGCCGCCTGGAGCCGACGCTGGTGGACGCGTCCTTCGCCTGAGAGGCGAGCCGGGCTCGCTCTCCCGCGCGGGATGGGGAGTCCGGACCCGCGCAGTGACATCTCCCTGGGCCGCCCCGGAGGCGGGCGGCGCCGTGACGATCAGGACACCCATGCGCATCGGGCTCGCGGCCGATAACGGCACCTGGCACAAGAGCCGCCTGCTCGCCGCCCTGCGCGCGAACGGCGTCGAGCCGGTGCTGTTCTCGCTCGCCGACGTGGCCGTCGTGACGGGCGGCGCCGAACCTCTCCGCGTTCCGGGCTTCCCGGACGCGCTGCCGGACGGCGTCCTGATGCGAACCATCGCGGGCGGGACCTTCGAGGCGACGACGATGCGGCTCGGCGTACTGCACGCGCTGGTCGCGGCGGGTGTCACCGTCTGGAACGCGCCGACCGCGATCGAGCGCTCGGTGGACAAGGCGGCGACCTCGCTGCTCATCGATCGCGCCGGGCTGCCCACGCCGGCCACCTGGGTGTTCTCGAAGCGCGAGGCGGCCGCGGCCCTGGTCGCCGCCGAGGCGCGTCCGGGCGCGCCGCTGGTCCTGAAGCCGCTGTTCGGCTCGCAAGGGGAGGGGCTCGCCCTGATCGAGCGCCCGGAGGACCTGCCCGACGAGGAGTCGGTGGCGCGGGTCTACTACCTCCAGCGCTACGTGCCGCGCCGGGACGGCCTGTGGCGCGACTACCGGGTGTTCGTCTGCGACGGCCGGGCCATCGCCGGCATGATCCGCGAGGGCGACGGCTGGATCACCAACGTCCACCGGGGCGGCCGGCCGCTCCCCTGGGCGATGCCGCGCGGCGCCGCCGAGCTGGCCGAGGCGGCGGCGGCCGCGGTCGGCGTCGACTATTCCGGCGTCGACCTCGTTGAGGACGGGGAGGGCGGGTTCTCGGTCCTCGAGGTCAACTCGATGCCGGCCTGGTCGGGCCTGCAGACCGTGTGCGAGACCGACATCGCCGCCGCGGTGGTGCGCGGCTTCCTCGCCGCGGCCCGCGGTGCCAGCCGTCCTCGGCTCGTGGTGGCATGAGCGAGATCGGCCTCGACTCGGCCCTGATCGGCACGCTGTACCGAGCGGCCTGCCTCGCGGAGCTCGACGCCCTCAAGCCCGGCAACGTCCACGCCTACGCGCCCGGCCACCGCATGGTGCTGGCGGATTTCGTCACGAGTGCCGACCTCTCGGCGCGGCCCCTGGCCAGGGCGGGCGCGGGCGTCGGGACGCGGGTCCGCGACGGCGTCGCCGCCACCATGGCGGCGGTGGGCCAGAACACCAATCTCGGCATCCTGCTGCTCTGCGCGCCGCTCGCGGTCGCGGCCGAGCGTGGGCGGACCGTCGCCTCGGTGCTCGACACCCTGGACGGCGCGGATGCGGAGGCCGTCTTCGCGGGCATCCGGCGCGCCAATCCGGGCGGCCTCGGCGAGGCCGCCCGGCACGACGTTGCCGAACCGGCGCCCGGATCGCTGCGAGACGCCATGGCGGAGGCCGCCGACCGGGACCGGATCGCCCGCGCCTACGTCACGGGTTTCGCGGACGTGCCGGCGATCGGGCTCGCGGCCCTGCGCGAGGCCCGCACCGCCGGGCTCGACCCGACTTGGTGCACGACTGCGATCCACCTCGCCTTCCTGCGCGCCGTCCCGGACAGCCACGTCGCCCGCAAGCACGGCGCGGCCGCGGCCGAGGGCGTCCGCCGGGAGGTAGAAGCGACGCTCGCCGGGATCGACCTCGCCGCGCGGCCGGTGGACGCGCTGCTGGCCCTCGACGCGTCGCTGAAAGGGCGGTCGATCAATCCCGGTACGAGCGCGGATTTCACCGTCGCGACGCTGTTCTGGGACGCGCTCGCGGGCGCCGGTGCCCGGCTGGCCTGAGCCGCGTGCACGATCCGGTGTTCATAGCGCCGGACGGATGGAAATTCCTCCGTGTCAGAGCCTTGCGCGGGTTGTGAGCCGCAGGGCCCCGCTGTAGGGTCCGCCGCGCTGTCCGGCCCAACCGGCTCGGCCCATCCGGCTCGGCCGGCATGGTCGGGCGCCGATAACAAGGATGGCTTCCCGGCCGCGGCACCGCCCGGCGCGCGGCTCTATTTCGGAATCCAGGGAGAGACACCGAATGGCGAAGATCACCAAGGTTCAGGTCGGCGAGGCCCTCGTCGGCGACGGCAACGAGGTCGCCCACATCGACCTCATCATCGGACCGCGCGGTTCGCCGGCTGAGACGGCCTTCTGCAACGGCCTCGTGAACAACAAGCACGGCTTCACCAGCCTGCTCGCGGTCATCGCGCCGAACCTGCCGTGCAAGCCGAACACCCTGATGTTCAACAAGGTCACCATCAACGACGCCCGTCAGGCCGTCCAGATGTTCGGCCCGGCCCAGCACGGCGTTGCCAAGGCTGTGCAGGACGCGGTGGCCGAGGGCATCATCCCGGCGGACGAGGCCGACGACCTGTACATCCTGGTCGGCGTGTTCATCCACTGGGAGGCGGCCGACGACGCCAAGATCCAGAAGTACAACTACGAGGCCACCAAGCTGTCGATCCAGCGCGCCGTCAACGGCGAGCCGAAGGCCTCGACGGTCACCGAGCAGCGCAACTCCGCGCAGCACCCCTTCGCCGCCAACGCTTAGATCGGGGACGGTCCTGGGCAGAGCGAGCCTCCGCCCGCACCGCGGGGCCTGCTCCAGCGACTGGCTTCGATCTTCCTTGGCCGATAGGTAGGCCCCTGAACGGGACGGCGCGAGCCGTCCCGTTTCTCGTTTGGGCCGGCCGCCCGACCCGCCGCGGGGCGGCGCCGGGCCTCGGCTCCCCGGATCCGAAACGGTCGGCGAGCCCGCTGCGCGGACGCGATCCGCGCTGCTGCCCCCTCCCTCGACCTCCGCGCGATCACGCGGCGGGAGCAGGCACGATCTCGCCGCGGACGCGGCGTCCTCGCCCGCGTCGAGCCTCCGCCAAGCGTGATCGGCGCCCCAAGTACCGCCTGCGGACGCGAGGATGGAGCGGCGGCGTCGAGCGCGACCGCGAGGTCAGGCCATGACTTCATCCGCCAGGGATTCGGCTGCCCTCCGCGATGACTGG from Methylobacterium radiotolerans JCM 2831 includes the following:
- the mch gene encoding methenyltetrahydromethanopterin cyclohydrolase, yielding MSASQSYPSINALSGPLVERLVADAPTLRLSVSQAAGGARMVDAGAQARGSIEAGRRIAEICLGGLGTVTIAPSGPIASWPYSVTVHSADPVLACLGSQYAGWSLADETGDSGFFALGSGPGRAVAAVEDLYQELGFRDSATKTALVLEAAGGPPESVVAKVAEASGLKPEDLTFIYAPTQSLAGSTQVVARVLEVALHKAHTVGFDLHAIVDGIGSAPLSPPHPDFIKAMGRTNDAIIYGGRVQLFVDADDADAKQLAEQLPSTTSSDHGAPFAEIFARVNGDFYKIDGALFSPAEAIVTSVRSGATYRGGRLEPTLVDASFA
- a CDS encoding ATP-grasp domain-containing protein; this encodes MRIGLAADNGTWHKSRLLAALRANGVEPVLFSLADVAVVTGGAEPLRVPGFPDALPDGVLMRTIAGGTFEATTMRLGVLHALVAAGVTVWNAPTAIERSVDKAATSLLIDRAGLPTPATWVFSKREAAAALVAAEARPGAPLVLKPLFGSQGEGLALIERPEDLPDEESVARVYYLQRYVPRRDGLWRDYRVFVCDGRAIAGMIREGDGWITNVHRGGRPLPWAMPRGAAELAEAAAAAVGVDYSGVDLVEDGEGGFSVLEVNSMPAWSGLQTVCETDIAAAVVRGFLAAARGASRPRLVVA
- the fae gene encoding 5,6,7,8-tetrahydromethanopterin hydro-lyase — translated: MAKITKVQVGEALVGDGNEVAHIDLIIGPRGSPAETAFCNGLVNNKHGFTSLLAVIAPNLPCKPNTLMFNKVTINDARQAVQMFGPAQHGVAKAVQDAVAEGIIPADEADDLYILVGVFIHWEAADDAKIQKYNYEATKLSIQRAVNGEPKASTVTEQRNSAQHPFAANA
- a CDS encoding triphosphoribosyl-dephospho-CoA synthase, which translates into the protein MSEIGLDSALIGTLYRAACLAELDALKPGNVHAYAPGHRMVLADFVTSADLSARPLARAGAGVGTRVRDGVAATMAAVGQNTNLGILLLCAPLAVAAERGRTVASVLDTLDGADAEAVFAGIRRANPGGLGEAARHDVAEPAPGSLRDAMAEAADRDRIARAYVTGFADVPAIGLAALREARTAGLDPTWCTTAIHLAFLRAVPDSHVARKHGAAAAEGVRREVEATLAGIDLAARPVDALLALDASLKGRSINPGTSADFTVATLFWDALAGAGARLA